The nucleotide window GAGCAGGCGACGGACGAGGAAGATACAGGTGACAAAATCGAGATCGCGGGTATCCCAAATTCTAAAAGCGAAGAACGAACATCCACGTGGCTTAACTCAATGACACCAGAGACCCCCCAGCCGGGAGCCGATATGACGAAACAACAATCCCCTTTCGAAGTGAAAATCCCCGAAAAGCTGCCTGCAAAATCGCGTGCCGCCGTGAGCCAGCCGGAGAACAATGACGGAAACGTTCAAATCACTCATCAAGCATTTGGTCGGTCCCTAACCACATCGACCCCGATAAACATTACCGGGAGCCAGTTAGTAGAAACGTTAACCTCCGTCAACGAACAGATAGTTGCAGGATTAGCTAGGCAAAACCTTCCAAAGTGCCATCCCGACACATTTAGTGGAGATCCTACGCTTTTTCACCCCTGGAAAGCTGCATTCAAAGCTATGATATCGGACACCAACGTTTCGCCGGTCCAGGAGGTCAATTACTTGCGCAGATTTACCGGCGGCGAAGCTCAAAAACTCGTTGACAACTACCGGAAACGAAAGCAGCGCGACCCCAACAGGCTATTAGACAGTCTATGGGCAGAGTTGGAGAGACGCTTCGGAAGCGCGGCCGCGATCACAAGAGTATTGTTAGAACGCATGGACAAAACAGCCGCATTTAATGACGGAGAAAATGAAAAACTGCAGGAGTTCGCCGACCTTTGCGCAGAGTGGAGAAGTCGTAGACTCAAAATGCACATCAACGTGTAACGCCACGGCCGGCCGTGTCTCGTGTAGCAAACTGCTATTGGTTGAAGTGTCCAGCAAGGAGAAGCCGCACGCAGTCCACCGGGTGTACGCCATTATGGATGAACAAAGCAATTCGTCTCTGATCAGTACTGAGCTTGCGGATGAACTAGGAGCTAGCGGACCGGAGGAAAGGTACTTTCTTACCACATGCAGCAGCACGAATGAGACCAAATACGGACGACGCGTGACAGACGTTGTCATACAGTCTATCAGCGGAGCGATGGCGAACCTGCCTACTCTCATCGAGTGTGGTAATATCCCTCAAGACAAACGAGAGATACCAACACCGGAGATGGCGAGGAGATTCCCACACCTTCAAGAGATCGCCAACGAGATCCCACCCCTTGACGAGACCGCCAATATCCATCTTCTCATAGGCAGAGACGCTCCTGAACTTCTGAAAGTTCGGGAATTTAGAAACGGACCTAAAGGGACCCCGTGGGCACAAAGGCTTTCCTTAGGCTGGACAATAATCGGCCAGATGTGCTTAGATCTCGCTGGAGGCCCTACGCACGTGCTCGTCCGCCGTACCAATCTCGTACCAGCCAACTTCATCAACTCAAGGAGGAGAATAGTGGAACCACAGTACTATGAGTTCGTTCCGTGCCCTAACCAGTTACGAGTCAAGGAAAGTTTCACCGAGCGGGATCGAGGAACAGAAGGCGACGTCTTCCGAACCACTCGAGAGGACAACGATGTCAGCCTATCCTGCGAAGATCGGAAGTTTCTGGAGATAATGGAGGCGAGTATTCACAAGAACGATCATGGTAACTGGGAGATGCCACTTCCCTTTCGCCATGAAGATGTAAAGATGCCAAACAACCGGAGCCAGGCGGTGAACCGGCTGAATGGCCTAATTCGTACTCTACGAATAAAACCCCAAATGGAGAAAGACTACATCGAATTTATGCAGAAGATCCTCGATAAAGGCCACGCCTCCCCAGTCCCTCTAGAGGATATCAGAAAGGAGTCCCAATCAGGGAAGGTCTGGTACCTTCCACATTTCGTCGTCTATCACCCGAAGAAACCGACACAGATACGAGTAGTGTTCGATTCTTCCGCCGAGTACTCAGATGTGTCCCTAAATAAAGAGCTGCTTCCCGGCCCAGACCTCATGAACAGCCTCTTGGGAGTACTCATTCGTTTCAGGAGGGAGACAACCGCCATCATGTGCGATATTGAGCAGATGTTCCACTCCTTTCACGTGGACCCCAACCATAGAGACTTTCTACGCTTCCTGTGGTTCAAGGACAACAAACCTGGAAATCCAATAGCGGAGTATCGGATGAACGTACACCTCTTCGGTAACGGCCCCAGCCCAGCCGTAGCTACTTTCGGactcagaaggacagccacTGACGGCGAGGAGGAGTTCGGGGAGAATGCCATGAAGTTCGTCCATCGCAATTTCTACGTCGACGACGGCCTAGCGTCAACACCCACAGCGAAACAAGCCATCGCACTCGTCACAGCAACCCAAGCGATGCTTCGCACAGCGAATTTGAGACTACACAAGATCGTCTCGAATTCGATAGAAGTGATGGAGGCCTTCCCAGTGGAGGACAGGGGAAAGGGAGTTTGCGACCTGGACTTACGCTGTGACAGCTTGCCAGCACAGCGCTCGCTTGGAGTATTCTGGGATCTAAAGAACGACGACTTCACCTTTCAAGTAACCTTGCCCGACAAGCCGTTCACGAGAAGGGGCGTACTATCCACCGTAAACTCGATCTATGACCCGCTAGGTCTGGCCGTCCCAGTACTACTGGAAGGGAGACTGCTACTTCAGAAATTAGTGGCCATGGGCAAGAGTAAAAATAAGGACAAGCCCCTAGGATGGGATGACCCCCTGCCAGATGCCCTTCTAACACAGTGGCAACGTTGGCACAATTCGTTAGCTGATTTGGAGAAAGTATCAGTCCCCCGCTGCTACCACCCAGTGGGATTTGGCACAATCGTTAGAAGAGAGATTCACGCCTTCTCGGACGCAAGCGAAGACGCAATCGGAGCTGCTGTTTACCTGCGTCAAGTTAACGACAGAGGAGAAAAACACACAGCCCTAGTCTTTGGTCAGTCTAGAGTAGCACCTATCCAGATCACTAGCATTCCCCGACTAGAGCTGTGCGCCGCCGTACTAGCATCACAAGCAGTCGACAAGATCATGAAGGAGATGGATGTAGAGATTGACGAAGCCACCTTCTACACCGACTCGAAAGTCGTCCTCGGGTACATCCAGAACGAAAGCCGAAGATTTTACGTTTATGTCGCAAACCGCGTCCAGCTAATTCGCAAGATTTCGAATCCAGAGCAATGGACCTACGTCGACACCAACGAAAACCCCGCAGACCTAGCTACGCGTCCCGTGAACGCACGGAACCTTGCTGAATCA belongs to Acropora muricata isolate sample 2 chromosome 9, ASM3666990v1, whole genome shotgun sequence and includes:
- the LOC136928702 gene encoding uncharacterized protein, with product MQKILDKGHASPVPLEDIRKESQSGKVWYLPHFVVYHPKKPTQIRVVFDSSAEYSDVSLNKELLPGPDLMNSLLGVLIRFRRETTAIMCDIEQMFHSFHVDPNHRDFLRFLWFKDNKPGNPIAEYRMNVHLFGNGPSPAVATFGLRRTATDGEEEFGENAMKFVHRNFYVDDGLASTPTAKQAIALVTATQAMLRTANLRLHKIVSNSIEVMEAFPVEDRGKGVCDLDLRCDSLPAQRSLGVFWDLKNDDFTFQVTLPDKPFTRRGVLSTVNSIYDPLGLAVPVLLEGRLLLQKLVAMGKSKNKDKPLGWDDPLPDALLTQWQRWHNSLADLEKVSVPRCYHPVGFGTIVRREIHAFSDASEDAIGAAVYLRQVNDRGEKHTALVFGQSRVAPIQITSIPRLELCAAVLASQAVDKIMKEMDVEIDEATFYTDSKVVLGYIQNESRRFYVYVANRVQLIRKISNPEQWTYVDTNENPADLATRPVNARNLAESEWLTGPKFLRTTSSPRKERLEIPLQASDPEVRKEVVAFTTRSSQHRGLGAERFSRFSSLHSLQRAIANLIVLVKEFKRRQNGVRESKGRGSGSANNASRLRNPTARELQQAITVIIRTAQRDSFGPELSPTLHSGTEPLKASRRENSEKKRVPKGSLPYQLDPFVDSDGVVRVGGRLRQAHLEYGEKHPALLSKNHHVGNLVVRHYHNQVHH